In one window of Tolypothrix sp. PCC 7712 DNA:
- a CDS encoding DUF192 domain-containing protein, protein MEVTRQTAQTNIQTKQAQNLEKSLFFKFIKFIKFVGPIAGFTAALSPLPLYFWTRQPQYLPIGATFTSNNQTVQLELADDRKEYAHGLKFRNSIPENHGMLFVLNKPEKVKLWMKDTYIPLDMIFLQDGVIKSIVEAAPPCKTKTCPKYDSIYPVNQVIELPANSTKTLNLKVGKKLQLNFNPNKTQN, encoded by the coding sequence ATGGAAGTTACAAGACAAACTGCTCAAACCAACATTCAAACTAAACAAGCACAAAATCTTGAAAAAAGCCTATTTTTCAAATTCATCAAATTTATCAAATTTGTTGGGCCAATTGCTGGTTTTACTGCTGCCCTCTCACCCCTACCGCTATACTTTTGGACTCGCCAGCCCCAGTATTTACCTATTGGTGCAACCTTTACCAGTAACAATCAAACAGTTCAACTCGAATTAGCAGACGATAGAAAAGAATATGCCCACGGTCTCAAATTTCGTAACTCGATTCCTGAAAATCACGGAATGTTATTTGTCCTCAACAAACCTGAAAAAGTTAAACTTTGGATGAAGGATACGTATATTCCTTTAGATATGATATTCCTCCAAGACGGAGTTATCAAATCAATCGTAGAGGCAGCTCCCCCTTGCAAAACCAAAACCTGTCCTAAGTACGATTCCATCTATCCTGTTAATCAGGTTATTGAACTACCTGCTAACAGTACTAAAACCCTCAATCTCAAAGTAGGTAAGAAACTCCAACTCAATTTCAACCCAAACAAAACGCAGAATTAG
- a CDS encoding AAA family ATPase produces MKSSFEYLEDLLADNYPIIACESPLQERHRFLIRLTTSCQQVGKKVYIWNLSEDSIKELVVSTENNLILQEFHDYKPSIKQNTEDYFQVLNFWRIYSGTGVLIVENIFPWLKESITKDTEFLLLSEWIKSSLVNLKFHTNKIDKTTILLGANAEIASEIAAEIPLWSQELPDTQEIIASLISSNLFPLIYTEQDYLEIANASAGLYIYDIIHCLTDIRKNHDLGNSSEIAKLLLAKKIQLLNRLYDIEFLPPPKVELGGLELMQQSFKKFKRLLTPRAKQYNLRVPKGIMLVGPPGTGKSHSAKACSQNMGIPLIMVDWGNFRSFGNQAEMKLKRLLRLADRLNQVILYFDDFDKGFAGDDDLAKRLAGQLLTWMQERTSDVLVIASVNRMEWLPPELTRAGRFDYLFKVDLPNNGERYSIFKLHAARFDERFRNGGDPWSEEQWRRILKATNRCVGAEIQTIVERAASTIFCETITEDTYSESQLSTLELTIEALLEERRQINPLAIREADRVESMRNKADQQALPSSPLDESKFAVGNIDIFS; encoded by the coding sequence ATGAAGTCTAGCTTTGAGTATCTAGAAGACCTGCTTGCGGACAATTATCCAATCATCGCCTGTGAATCCCCCCTCCAAGAACGTCACCGCTTCCTCATTCGTCTTACTACTTCCTGTCAGCAAGTAGGTAAAAAAGTCTATATATGGAATTTAAGCGAGGACAGTATTAAAGAATTGGTCGTAAGCACCGAAAATAATCTTATTCTTCAAGAGTTTCATGACTATAAACCTTCGATCAAACAAAATACAGAAGATTATTTTCAAGTACTCAATTTTTGGAGAATTTATTCTGGCACTGGAGTACTAATCGTTGAGAATATTTTTCCTTGGTTAAAAGAAAGCATAACTAAAGATACTGAATTTCTTCTTCTATCAGAATGGATTAAGTCATCGCTAGTTAATCTAAAATTTCATACAAACAAAATTGATAAGACTACCATATTACTAGGAGCCAATGCCGAGATAGCCAGCGAGATAGCAGCAGAAATACCCCTTTGGAGTCAAGAATTACCAGATACACAAGAAATAATTGCTAGTTTAATTAGCAGTAATTTATTTCCTTTAATTTATACTGAACAAGACTATTTAGAAATTGCTAACGCTAGTGCTGGGTTGTATATTTATGATATTATTCATTGCCTAACTGATATTAGAAAAAATCATGACTTAGGAAATTCCAGTGAGATAGCAAAGCTTCTACTGGCAAAAAAAATTCAATTACTCAACCGCTTGTATGACATCGAATTCTTACCTCCACCAAAAGTCGAACTTGGTGGGTTAGAACTCATGCAGCAGTCATTCAAAAAGTTCAAGCGATTGCTTACCCCGCGTGCCAAACAATACAATCTGCGCGTACCCAAGGGGATTATGCTTGTGGGGCCACCGGGGACGGGAAAATCACACTCAGCAAAAGCCTGTTCCCAGAATATGGGTATTCCCCTCATCATGGTCGATTGGGGCAACTTTAGAAGTTTTGGCAACCAAGCAGAAATGAAACTCAAACGCTTGTTGCGACTGGCAGATAGGCTCAACCAAGTAATTTTGTACTTCGACGACTTTGATAAAGGCTTCGCCGGGGATGATGACCTCGCCAAACGGCTGGCTGGTCAGCTGTTGACGTGGATGCAAGAGCGTACGTCAGATGTACTGGTCATTGCGTCAGTTAACCGCATGGAATGGTTGCCACCCGAACTCACCCGTGCTGGACGGTTTGACTATTTATTTAAAGTAGACCTGCCCAATAATGGGGAAAGATATAGTATCTTCAAACTGCACGCTGCCCGGTTTGACGAACGCTTTCGCAATGGCGGCGACCCCTGGAGTGAGGAACAGTGGCGCAGAATTCTTAAAGCCACCAATCGCTGTGTAGGTGCAGAAATCCAGACAATTGTAGAACGCGCCGCTAGTACGATATTCTGCGAAACCATAACAGAAGATACCTACTCAGAAAGCCAACTCTCCACACTTGAACTAACAATCGAGGCATTACTAGAAGAACGCCGCCAGATTAACCCGCTTGCCATCCGCGAAGCCGATAGAGTCGAGTCGATGCGTAACAAAGCTGACCAACAAGCTTTACCTAGTAGTCCCCTCGACGAAAGCAAGTTTGCTGTTGGCAACATTGATATTTTCAGCTAG